The Epinephelus lanceolatus isolate andai-2023 chromosome 1, ASM4190304v1, whole genome shotgun sequence genome has a window encoding:
- the zbtb49 gene encoding zinc finger and BTB domain-containing protein 49: protein MDTLSSHSSYLLQQLQEQRIQGLLCDCMLVVKGVCFKAHKNVLAAFSSYFRSLFQNSPSQKNEVFNLVIQDVGGIGQILDYMYTSHLDINQDNVQALLDIAQCLQVPNVQSMCNAFLKPCPPPVEIPTFSLPGMLSSEHDCLLGSSLPHDVDLHCPSETQRPGFSSDMDHTKRMPVSVPNSSSNCDTSSSTQAPTEKQLVHGYKLRNFYSKQYFKQSALQTNSAALNQGPGPLVQVGEQQCPLGVSQGGSHTPVCSGNTVQPNPPCTSVAVEKNSVSSLTPSDNLNTPNSNSADSMLNKPVRPKKAVYLKKYNYLRSQKALEEMFAESVTDPVLSCPKESHREESVVQTEAPEAPVEDLNADREQVTETATDTQLPSPPPVNQEEQNLKTAPEPQQQTGSKQYCCDVCGKVFKHPSNLEMHKRSHTGEKPFQCNVCGRNFSQAGNLQTHLRRHSGEKPYICELCGKSFTASGDVHRHKVVHTGEKPHLCDICGRGFNNLSNLKEHKRAHATDKTLTCDQCGKSFNTHRKLVKHKARHAGEKPHSCATCGKCFVGSGDLQRHIRSHTGEKPYVCNACGKSFTRCAMLRIHSNMHCKGAPADSQVTNNSDPPRSSDGAGSFPKPVSHSKPPAATSEQHFPTMMSHEGLEKPSPPTPSPPQPTPHIETPPPSMHLSPASTPTPLPELRSLVPHHLLSSNHQDRSAALTATDRMKLTKPHLSQEAVYGPYVENGNVSVEMGRGAVGRPYLPPTDSHCSSLTSSSRPNSGSYRSTEGQFISSVTLWGLAMKTLQNDNDMEQ, encoded by the exons ATGGACACCCTGTCCAGCCACAGCTCCTacctcctgcagcagctgcaggagcaGAGGATTCAGGGTCTGCTCTGTGACTGCATGCTGGTGGTCAAAGGTGTCTGCTTCAAAGCCCACAAAAATGTCCTGGCAGCTTTCAGCTCCTATTTCAG GTCTTTATTCCAAAACTCCCCCAGTCAGAAGAACGAGGTGTTCAACTTGGTCATCCAGGATGTCGGCGGCATCGGTCAAATATTGGACTACATGTACACCTCCCATCTTGATATCAACCAAGATAATGTTCAAGCACTCCTGGACATTGCTCAGTGTTTGCAGGTTCCAAATGTTCAGAGCATGTGCAATGCTTTCCTCAAGCCTTGTCCTCCCCCAGTGGAAATCCCGACATTTTCTCTTCCGGGCATGCTGAGCTCTGAGCACGACTGCCTCTTGGGGAGCAGTCTTCCTCATGATGTTGACCTCCACTGTCCCTCTGAGACCCAGAGGCCTGGCTTCAGCAGCGACATGGACCACACCAAAAGGATGCCTGTTTCGGTGCCTAATAGCAGCTCAAACTGCGACACATCTAGCAGCACTCAGGCGCCGACAGAAAAACAGCTTGTCCACGGCTACAAGCTCCGTAACTTCTACAGTAAGCAGTACTTCAAACAAAGTGCACTCCAGACTAATAGTGCAGCCTTAAATCAAGGCCCAGGCCCTTTGGTTCAGGTGGGAGAGCAGCAGTGTCCGCTTGGGGTCAGCCAGGGAGGCAGCCACACTCCTGTATGCTCGGGAAACACAGTTCAGCCCAATCCTCCCTGTACGTCTGTAGCAGTTGAAAAGAACTCTGTCTCCTCTTTAACACCCTCAGATAATTTAAACACCCCCAACTCCAACTCAGCAGACTCCATGCTCAACAAGCCAGTGCGCCCAAAGAAGGCTGTGTACTTGAAGAAATACAACTACCTCCGGTCTCAGAAGGCTTtggaggagatgtttgctgagTCAGTCACTGACCCTGTCCTCAGCTGTCCCAAAGAGAGTCATCGAGAAGAGTCTGTGGTCCAGACTGAAGCTCCAGAGGCTCCTGTTGAGGACCTTAACGCAGACAGGGAGCAGGTTACAGAGACGGCAACAGATACACAACTTCCCAGTCCTCCACCTGTGAACCAAGAAGAGCAAAATCTGAAAACCGCACCAGagccacagcagcagacaggaAGCAAGCAGTAttgttgtgatgtgtgtgggAAGGTCTTCAAACACCCCAGCAACCTGGAGATGCACAAACGCTCACATACCG gTGAGAAGCCCTTTCAGTGTAACGTTTGTGGGAGAAACTTCTCACAG GCTGGAAATTTACAGACACATTTGCGGAGACATTctggagagaaaccatacaTCTGTGAAttatgtggtaaaag CTTCACTGCATCAGGGGATGTCCATCGTCACAAAGTGgtccacacaggagagaagccaCACCTGTGTGACATATGTGGTCGAG GATTTAACAACTTGAGTAATCTCAAGGAGCACAAGAGGGCTCATGCCACAGACAAGACACTGACATGTGACCAGTGTGGAAAATCCTTCAACACGCACAGAAAGCTTGTGAAGCACAAGGCCCGCCATGCTGGGGAAAAACCACACAGCTGTGCCACCTGCG GGAAGTGTTTCGTCGGCTCAGGGGACCTGCAGCGCCACATAAGGTCACACACTGGTGAGAAGCCCTACGTCTGTAACGCCTGTGGAAAGAGCTTCACCCGCTGTGCCATGTTGAGGATACACAGCAACATGCACTGTAAGGGGGCTCCAGCTGACAGCCAGGTCACCAACAACTCTGACCCACCTCGCAGCTCAGATGGAGCAGGCTCGTTCCCCAAACCTGTCAGCCACAGTAAACCTCCTGCTGCAACCAGTGAGCAGCATTTCCCCACCATGATGTCCCATGAAGGCTTAGAGAAACCTTCCCCGCCTACTCCTTCACCACCACAGCCAACACCACATATAGAGACTCCACCTCCCAGCATGCACCTCAGCCCAGCTTCTACCCCAACCCCACTTCCAGAGCTGCGCTCGCTGgtaccccatcacctcctctcctccaacCACCAGGACAGAAGTGCAGCCCTGACCGCCACAGACCGCATGAAGCTTACCAAACCTCACCTGTCTCAGGAGGCTGTGTACGGGCCGTACGTGGAGAATGGGAATGTGTCAGTGGAGATGGGCAGAGGTGCGGTGGGGAGGCCCTACCTTCCTCCCACAGACAGTCACTGCAGTTCCCTGACTTCTTCTAGCAGGCCCAACAGTGGGTCGTACAGGTCCACTGAGGGCCAGTTTATCTCCAGTGTGACTCTGTGGGGCCTGGCAATGAAAACTCTGCAGAATGATAATGACATGGAGCAGTAA